The Cloacibacterium sp. TD35 region GGAAACTACGGATGGTCAGACGTATTTATTGGTAATGCTTATGCAGAAGCAAAATTATTAGACGGATTAAAATTTAGATCAACTGTTGGAGGGAAAAAAGCTTATTGGGGAGACCAAAACTTTAACCCTCTTTATTATTTAAATGCAGCGACCAATAACTTAGGTAAAAATGCATTGACTAGAAATTCATCTCAAGCTTTTGACTGGAATGTAGAAAATACATTAACATATAACAAAAAATTCGGTGAACATAGCTTGAACGTATTATTAGGTCAAGGTGCTTACGTTTACGGAATTGGAAACTCTATAGGAGTAGTTCATACCAGCCTCCCTACCAATAACTGGTACGAAGCTACTTTTAATATGGAGATTCCTGATACTGAAAAAGACGGGTATACTTACAATTATACTCCTAAGAAAAGAACTTCTTTATTCGGAAGAATTAATTATGACTACAAAGAAAAATATCTATTAACAGGTATCGTAAGAAGAGATGGTTCTTCATTATTTGGTCCAAATAAGAAATATGGTATTTTCCCTTCAGTTTCTGCAGGTTGGGTAGTTTCTAAAGAAGATTTCTGGAGTTCAAGTGTAATTAATAACTTAAAATTAAGAGCTGGTTACGGAGTTAATGGTAACGATGGTACCCTTCAACCAAACCAATATGAATCATTAGTGATTGGGGGTTTTAACTATTATGTAGGAAATGCTATTATTGTAGGAAATGCTCCAGAAACATTAGAAAACCGTGATTTGCATTGGGAAGAAACGATCCAGACAAACGTAGGGGTAGAAACAAGATTATTTAATGATTTCAGCTTCACTGCAGAATACTATAAAAAAAGAACAGAAGGAATCTTAGGTCAAGTAAGAATTCCTGGTTATGTAGGGGTTTCTGCTAACCCATTTGCTAACATAGCAGATATGGATAACGAAGGTTTTGAATTAGAACTAGGTTACAGAAAAAAATTAGGAGATTTTAATCTTTCCATCAATGGTAATTTTACTACCCTTAAAAACGTAGTAACTTCTACTGGAGATGTAGAATATTTCGAACTAGGTTCTTTCCAATCATTGGATAGAGGAGTTACCAGAGTAATGAAAGGAGAAGCTTATGGTACTTTCTTCGGTCTTAAAACAGCGGGAATTTTCCAGAATTGGGACGAAGTAAATGCATATAAAAATACTGCTGGAGGGCTTTTACAACCAAATGCACAACCTGGTGATTTCAGATGGACAGACGCTAACAATGATGGTGTTATTAATGATAAAGACGTAGTAAAATTAGGAGGTTCATTACCTAAATATACTTTCGGAGCAACTTTAAACCTTGATTATAAGAATTTTGATTTCAGTGTAATGTTCCAAGGAGCAGCAGGAAATAAAATTTTCCAAGGATTAAGAAGATTAGACGTAGGAAATGCTAACTATCAGTCAGTGGCATTATCTAGATGGACAGGAGAAGGAACTTCTAATGATTATCCTAGATTAACTAGTGATGACCAAAACGGTAACTTTACTAAAATGTCTGATTTCTATTTAGAAAATGGAGATTATCTAAGACTTAAATTAGCTTCTTTAGGTTATACCATACCAAGTGATGTAGTAAAAACTATAGGTGCAGAAAAAGTAAGACTATACGTTACTGGATCTAACTTAGTAACATTTACTAAATATACAGGATACGATCCAGAAATTGGAGGTGGTGTTTTTGGTATAGATAAAGGTTTTTATCCACAGCCTAGAACGTTTTTATTTGGGCTTAATGTTCAATTTTAAAAAATTAATATTATGAAATTAAATATAAAAAATCTAATTATCTTGGCTACTGCATCAGTATCTTTTGTTGCTTGTTCTGAAGATTTTTTAACTGTTCCGGCAGAAGGTAAAGCTTTGACAGGTAATTACTATAAAAACGAAGCAGAAGCATTTTCTGGATTAGTGGCTACTTATGATGTTATGAAGAAAAACTCAGGGGGCTTCGAAAACATGATAGCTATGCTAAATGCTGGTTCAGATGACCACTTTGCAGGTGGCGGTGGTGATAGTGACGGTAGAGGTATCCAAAGTTTCTCTAACTATTCTCAAGATGGTTATACTATTCCTCAAAGTTTTTGGAATGACCATTTCCAAGGAGTTTTTAGAGCAAATATTATTCTTCAGAAAGTTCCATCTACCACAATGGATGCGAATGTGAAGAAAAGATTCGTAGCAGAAGCAAAAGCACTTAGAGCATTATACTATTTTAATTTAGTAAGAATGTTTAAAAACGTGCCTCTTTTTACAGAACCAGTAGTACCTGCTGATATATATAATGTTAAGCAAGCAAAACCAGAAGAAGTTTATACTCAGATAGAAAAAGACTTAACCGAAGCAATTACAGATTTACCAGCTACTATACCAGCTACAGAAAACGGTAGAGTAACAAAAGGAGCTGCTAAAGCATTACTAGGAAAAGTTTATTTATATGAAGGTAAAAATTCATTAGCTGCAGCACAATTAGCAGAAGTAAATGGAACCCCTGGCGGAACTAGCCAATTCGGGTATAAGTTACTTGCTAATTTTAATGATTTATGGGTAGTAAATAATAAATTTAACACAGAATCTATTTTGGAAGCAGTACACACTAACCAAGGAAACTCATATTGGGGAATCTGGGGAAGTGGAAAAGACGAAGGAAACTCTCTAAACGTAATGGTGGGACCTAGAAACTATGTAAGAAAAGACAATAGTGCGCCAGATTTACCATCAGGATGGAGTTTTAGTGTATTTACTCAAGAGTTTTATGACTTCATGAAAAATGACCCAAGATTA contains the following coding sequences:
- a CDS encoding SusC/RagA family TonB-linked outer membrane protein encodes the protein MKKQIVSLISLSMVLSAAVLQGQEKRDSLKEKAIEEVVLVNVGYGTQKKSVVTGAISKVTSKDLEKVPNGSVGQMLQGRTSGLTIASNSGAPGAVATIRVRGITTFAGANDPLFVVDGVQMDNPQDVAAINQADIESMEVLKDAASAAIYGVTAAKGVVIITTKKGRKGKMSLNYNGYVSASSPSKVIKVLNATEFATLINERTVAGGGNIVFPDLSILGLGTDWQKQVFNTAAMGNNHEVSISGANDKSDYFLSFGLQDQEGIVASDISKFNKKTVRINSNHKVNDFLTVGESFFYTYRKSVGIGNENNEFGGVLSDAIMFDPTIPVIETDPIRLTQAPYNASNYILRDPSGNPYGMSLISTQEIVNPVAFIKTRLGNYGWSDVFIGNAYAEAKLLDGLKFRSTVGGKKAYWGDQNFNPLYYLNAATNNLGKNALTRNSSQAFDWNVENTLTYNKKFGEHSLNVLLGQGAYVYGIGNSIGVVHTSLPTNNWYEATFNMEIPDTEKDGYTYNYTPKKRTSLFGRINYDYKEKYLLTGIVRRDGSSLFGPNKKYGIFPSVSAGWVVSKEDFWSSSVINNLKLRAGYGVNGNDGTLQPNQYESLVIGGFNYYVGNAIIVGNAPETLENRDLHWEETIQTNVGVETRLFNDFSFTAEYYKKRTEGILGQVRIPGYVGVSANPFANIADMDNEGFELELGYRKKLGDFNLSINGNFTTLKNVVTSTGDVEYFELGSFQSLDRGVTRVMKGEAYGTFFGLKTAGIFQNWDEVNAYKNTAGGLLQPNAQPGDFRWTDANNDGVINDKDVVKLGGSLPKYTFGATLNLDYKNFDFSVMFQGAAGNKIFQGLRRLDVGNANYQSVALSRWTGEGTSNDYPRLTSDDQNGNFTKMSDFYLENGDYLRLKLASLGYTIPSDVVKTIGAEKVRLYVTGSNLVTFTKYTGYDPEIGGGVFGIDKGFYPQPRTFLFGLNVQF
- a CDS encoding RagB/SusD family nutrient uptake outer membrane protein → MKLNIKNLIILATASVSFVACSEDFLTVPAEGKALTGNYYKNEAEAFSGLVATYDVMKKNSGGFENMIAMLNAGSDDHFAGGGGDSDGRGIQSFSNYSQDGYTIPQSFWNDHFQGVFRANIILQKVPSTTMDANVKKRFVAEAKALRALYYFNLVRMFKNVPLFTEPVVPADIYNVKQAKPEEVYTQIEKDLTEAITDLPATIPATENGRVTKGAAKALLGKVYLYEGKNSLAAAQLAEVNGTPGGTSQFGYKLLANFNDLWVVNNKFNTESILEAVHTNQGNSYWGIWGSGKDEGNSLNVMVGPRNYVRKDNSAPDLPSGWSFSVFTQEFYDFMKNDPRLDATVLDLKTLKAEGKADYAPGYKDTGYFLNKFIPRMADVTTGLGDAVLNYQQDTYIIRLADTYLMEAEALGGTGARAQALLNAVRARVGLSPVAVSMAAIKAERRRELAGEGHRFFDLVRWGDAATALASRGFKAGKNEIFPIPYAELINTKLVQNPGY